From the genome of Carcharodon carcharias isolate sCarCar2 chromosome 34, sCarCar2.pri, whole genome shotgun sequence, one region includes:
- the LOC121272618 gene encoding protein FAM98A-like isoform X1: protein MEGDVLLTVRALGYSGQLLEEDALLQAAGEGPRSPQFTALCSWLASELKAVSSLEECITTTTSPEDSETFQLEVSGLVSELQCPYPTLTTGNVTSRLNNAESCLQLLLFLGSELQAARVLHARRPSLAQHQVPRDTGDDGGEILRELQALCQALGMAEPTRDVPVPQLFRDLETQIRDVSSGLVPDGVGKPLLSRSLDPDQWEHLKEIHRAMCIEYECRRQMLISRLDVTVQSFHWSEGAKQHKAVMVQSYEPLRQALCARSGITLAHLLSAREDLSVITKTTCESSREKTACPVNKVLMGPVPDRGGRPGEMEAPMPTWEDRRGGGGGGGGGRKQKWRGKGRKHK from the exons ATGGAAGGGGATGTGTTACTGACAGTCCGGGCCCTGGG gtaCAGCGGGCAGCTTCTTGAGGAGGATGCACTGCTGCAGGCAGCGGGAGAGGGGCCACGGTCTCCGCAATTCACCGCCTTGTGTTCCTGGCTGGCGTCTGAACTGAAAGCCGTGAGCTCGCTGGAGGAATGCATCACCACGACCACAA GCCCTGAAGATTCTGAAACCTTCCAGCTGGAAGTCAGCGGGTTGGTCAGTGAGTTGCAGTGTCCATATCCAACTCTCACCACAGGAAATGTAACCTCTAGACTGAACAACGCAGAGAGCTGCCTCCAACTTCTGT TGTTCCTGGGCTCAGAACTGCAGGCAGCAAGGGTCCTACACGCCAGGAGGCCCTCACTGGCACAGCACCAAGTACCGAGGGACACTGGTGATGATGGCGGTGAGATCCTCCGAGAACTGCAGGCCCTGTGCCAAGCGCTGGGCATGGCTGAACCAACCCGAGACGTCCCCGTGCCACAGCTATTCCGAGACCTGGAAACCCAA ATCCGAGATGTCAGTTCTGGATTGGTGCCGGATGGAGTGGGAAAACCCTTGCTGAGCAGGAGCCTGGACCCCGATCAATGG GAACACCTGAAGGAGATCCATCGAGCGATGTGCATTGAGTACGAGTGCCGCAGGCAGATGTTAATCAGCCGCCTGGATGTGACAGTGCAGTCATTCCACTGGTCCGAGGGAGCAAAG CAACACAAAGCTGTGATGGTGCAGTCGTATGAGCCTCTGCGACAGGCCCTCTGTGCCAGAAGCGGTATAACCCTCGCCCACCTGCTGTCTGCTCGGGAGGACCTGTCCGTAATCACCAAAACCACCTGCGAGAGCAGCCGAGAGAAAACTGCGTGCCCTGTTAACAAG GTCCTGATGGGTCCTGTGCCCGATCGGGGCGGGCGGCCCGGTGAGATGGAGGCTCCAATGCCCACGTGGGAGGACCGAcgcggaggtggtggtggaggtggtggtgggagaaaaCAGAAATGGAGGGGCAAAGGGCGTAAACACAAATGA
- the LOC121272618 gene encoding protein FAM98A-like isoform X2, which translates to MEQRYSGQLLEEDALLQAAGEGPRSPQFTALCSWLASELKAVSSLEECITTTTSPEDSETFQLEVSGLVSELQCPYPTLTTGNVTSRLNNAESCLQLLLFLGSELQAARVLHARRPSLAQHQVPRDTGDDGGEILRELQALCQALGMAEPTRDVPVPQLFRDLETQIRDVSSGLVPDGVGKPLLSRSLDPDQWEHLKEIHRAMCIEYECRRQMLISRLDVTVQSFHWSEGAKQHKAVMVQSYEPLRQALCARSGITLAHLLSAREDLSVITKTTCESSREKTACPVNKVLMGPVPDRGGRPGEMEAPMPTWEDRRGGGGGGGGGRKQKWRGKGRKHK; encoded by the exons ATGGAACAGAG gtaCAGCGGGCAGCTTCTTGAGGAGGATGCACTGCTGCAGGCAGCGGGAGAGGGGCCACGGTCTCCGCAATTCACCGCCTTGTGTTCCTGGCTGGCGTCTGAACTGAAAGCCGTGAGCTCGCTGGAGGAATGCATCACCACGACCACAA GCCCTGAAGATTCTGAAACCTTCCAGCTGGAAGTCAGCGGGTTGGTCAGTGAGTTGCAGTGTCCATATCCAACTCTCACCACAGGAAATGTAACCTCTAGACTGAACAACGCAGAGAGCTGCCTCCAACTTCTGT TGTTCCTGGGCTCAGAACTGCAGGCAGCAAGGGTCCTACACGCCAGGAGGCCCTCACTGGCACAGCACCAAGTACCGAGGGACACTGGTGATGATGGCGGTGAGATCCTCCGAGAACTGCAGGCCCTGTGCCAAGCGCTGGGCATGGCTGAACCAACCCGAGACGTCCCCGTGCCACAGCTATTCCGAGACCTGGAAACCCAA ATCCGAGATGTCAGTTCTGGATTGGTGCCGGATGGAGTGGGAAAACCCTTGCTGAGCAGGAGCCTGGACCCCGATCAATGG GAACACCTGAAGGAGATCCATCGAGCGATGTGCATTGAGTACGAGTGCCGCAGGCAGATGTTAATCAGCCGCCTGGATGTGACAGTGCAGTCATTCCACTGGTCCGAGGGAGCAAAG CAACACAAAGCTGTGATGGTGCAGTCGTATGAGCCTCTGCGACAGGCCCTCTGTGCCAGAAGCGGTATAACCCTCGCCCACCTGCTGTCTGCTCGGGAGGACCTGTCCGTAATCACCAAAACCACCTGCGAGAGCAGCCGAGAGAAAACTGCGTGCCCTGTTAACAAG GTCCTGATGGGTCCTGTGCCCGATCGGGGCGGGCGGCCCGGTGAGATGGAGGCTCCAATGCCCACGTGGGAGGACCGAcgcggaggtggtggtggaggtggtggtgggagaaaaCAGAAATGGAGGGGCAAAGGGCGTAAACACAAATGA